One genomic region from Prunus persica cultivar Lovell chromosome G3, Prunus_persica_NCBIv2, whole genome shotgun sequence encodes:
- the LOC18783495 gene encoding DNA-directed RNA polymerase I subunit rpa49, whose translation MESDAEDTKSQMTQNPSTPQTHRHKKKKKKIPTVQATIQVVPDIPEKTPPLVGYFPCSFDPTKSPYSNSTDVGLFRDSKKPRRLQIVVTPNGTNVDFVGTNYTGEATTGQSCNFALGVLDKATQTLKILPVASNKIFRLQPMVRGYNYSAKEPESSVKEQLTGEEKAEKQMELQSRYGTKKAIRESKKLRSLKQEDGPESQKDLDAKIKLIVPNKEALESTESQISRHIPPFNESATTPQEAYSLDKIILTGEWDLLGDIYEHFQGGAEVSWDAFPRFVCHRIHKLQDIEVDEEKFKLSCIFSYITHLIKFKDQHSMDGISSSRTHRIPNLLFHKFSTMFPTESKGLSNEKTNLLISYVLVLTLFVDEFETDLTDIAKDLRMSAIALRKHYENLGCKLVRKRNVMFATLPVPLQFPQLRQRRQKRNR comes from the exons ATGGAATCAGACGCAGAAGACACCAAGTCCCAAATGacccaaaacccatcaacGCCACAAACCCACAggcacaagaagaagaagaagaaaatcccAACAGTCCAAGCCACAATCCAAGTCGTCCCAGACATCCCAGAGAAAACCCCTCCTTTGGTAGGCTATTTCCCATGTAGCTTCGACCCCACCAAGAGCCCATACTCCAATTCAACCGATGTTGGGTTGTTTAGGGACAGCAAAAAACCTAGAAGACTTCAGATTGTGGTGACCCCAAATGGGACCAATGTTGATTTTGTTGGCACTAACTATACTGGTGAGGCCACGACTGGGCAGAGCTGCAATTTTGCACTTGGGGTTCTTGATAAGGCCACCCAGACTTTGAAGATTTTGCCCGTTGCTTCTAACAAG atatttagATTACAACCAATGGTTAGAGGCTATAACTACTCTGCTAAGGAGCCTGAAAGTTCAGTGAAGGAACAACTTACTGGAGAAGAGAAGGCCGAGAAGCAAATGGAGCTCCAGAGTCGCTATGGAACGAAGAAGGCAATTAGGGAG AGCAAAAAACTGCGCTCCTTGAAGCAAGAAGACGGTCCTGAATCTCAAAAGGATTTGGATGCCAAAATCAAACTCATTGTGCCAAACAAGGAGGCTCTAGAAAGTACTGAAAGCCAAATCTCTCGCCATATCCCACCATTTAATGAATCTGCCACCACTCCCCAAGAAGCATATTCACTGGACAAGATCATCCTCACAGGAGAGTGGGATCTACTTGGAGATATTTATGAGCATTTTCAAGGTGGAGCAGAAGTTTCATGGGATGCTTTCCCAAGATTTGTTTGCCACAGAATCCATAAATTGCAGGATATTGAG GTTGACGAGGAGAAGTTTAAGCTTTCTTGCATATTCTCATACATTACGCATCTTATAAAGTTCAAAGATCAGCATTCCATGGATGGTATTTCCTCGTCCAGGACCCACAGGATCCCAAACCTTCTATTCCATAAGTTTTCAACTATGTTTCCTACGGAGTCAAAGGGCCTATCAAATGAGAAAACTAATCTCCTCATTAGTTATGTCTTGGTGCTTACTCTTTTCGTGGATGAATTCGAGACAGATTTAACAGATATAGCAAAGGATCTGAGAATGAGCGCAATAGCTTTGAGAAAGCATTATGAGAACCTTGGTTGCAAGCTCGTACGCAAAAGAAACGTAATGTTTGCTACCCTTCCAGTCCCTCTACAATTTCCACAATTGCGGCAGAGGCGGCAGAAGCGCAATAGatga